From the genome of Thermoflexus hugenholtzii, one region includes:
- the lon gene encoding endopeptidase La: MGVRPEPERGGEEPTVEIPEELPILPLRGVVVYPLTVVPLAIGQPRSIRLVDDAVLGKKLVGLVASKRPELEEPMPEDCYTVGTLALIQRLLRMPDGTMRILVLGLERIRILEYTATQPYLKARVERHPETMTPGPELEALRRKTAELFARMVELVPGLPDQLGAMAMAVEDPRQLAYAVATYLRMSLQEAQEILELDDVAAKLHRLIAILTREIEVLELGRKIQSEAQAQVEKMQREFFLRQQLEAIRRELGEADEHQMEIEEFRRKIEEAGMPPEARREALRELERMAKLPPASAEYGVIRTYLDWMVSLPWNKTTPDNLDVAHARKVLDEDHYGLQDVKERILEYLAVRKLKQERAAQLEELETRDYIRRAREGAILCFVGPPGVGKTSLGQSIARAMGRKFTRIALGGIRDEAEIRGFRRTYVGAMPGRIIQALRRVESRNPVFMLDEVDKIGADWRGDPASALLEVLDPEQNREFRDHYLDVPFDLSQVLFICTANQLDTIPAPLRDRMEIIFIPGYTETEKFHIAMGYLIPRQLRENGLLPGEITFTEAAVRRIIREYTREAGVRNLERAIGRVCRKVATRIAEGATEAAMVDAEDVPRYLGKPMFTEEEITHRVEVPGVAIGLAWTPTGGDVLFIEATRMPGSKGFVLTGSLGEVMRESAQAALSYVRAHAKDYGIPERFFDQSDIHIHVPAGAVPKDGPSAGITIVTALVSLLTDRPVRPDVGMTGEITLRGKVLPVGGIKEKALAAHRVGLRTVILPKRNEKDLEDIPEDVRQALQFVLVETIDEALQVALQDRREGARAVSKDGTRRSRAPAKARSGRASR, from the coding sequence ATGGGGGTGAGGCCGGAGCCCGAGCGGGGCGGGGAGGAGCCCACGGTGGAGATCCCGGAAGAGCTCCCCATCCTCCCCCTGCGGGGCGTGGTGGTCTACCCCCTGACGGTAGTCCCCCTGGCCATCGGGCAGCCCCGCTCCATCCGGCTGGTCGATGACGCCGTCCTGGGCAAGAAGCTGGTCGGGCTGGTGGCCAGCAAGCGGCCGGAGCTGGAGGAGCCGATGCCCGAGGACTGCTATACGGTCGGGACGCTGGCGCTCATCCAGCGCCTGCTCCGGATGCCCGACGGCACCATGCGCATCCTGGTGCTGGGGCTGGAGCGGATCCGCATCCTGGAATACACGGCCACCCAGCCTTATCTCAAGGCCCGGGTGGAGCGCCACCCCGAGACCATGACCCCTGGGCCGGAGCTGGAAGCCCTCCGGCGCAAGACCGCCGAGCTCTTCGCCCGCATGGTCGAGCTGGTCCCCGGCCTCCCGGACCAGCTGGGGGCCATGGCCATGGCGGTGGAGGATCCCCGGCAGCTGGCCTACGCGGTGGCCACGTATCTCCGGATGTCCCTCCAGGAGGCCCAGGAGATCCTGGAGCTGGACGACGTGGCCGCCAAGCTGCATCGGCTCATCGCCATCCTCACGCGGGAGATCGAGGTCCTGGAGCTGGGCCGCAAGATCCAGTCGGAGGCCCAGGCCCAGGTGGAGAAGATGCAGCGGGAGTTCTTCCTCCGCCAGCAGCTGGAGGCCATCCGCCGCGAGCTAGGCGAGGCCGACGAACACCAGATGGAGATCGAGGAGTTCCGGCGGAAGATCGAGGAGGCCGGGATGCCGCCGGAGGCCCGGCGGGAGGCCCTGCGGGAGCTGGAGCGCATGGCCAAGCTGCCCCCCGCCTCCGCCGAATACGGCGTGATCCGCACCTACCTGGACTGGATGGTCAGCCTCCCCTGGAACAAGACCACCCCCGACAACCTGGACGTAGCCCACGCCCGTAAGGTCCTGGATGAGGATCATTATGGCCTGCAGGACGTCAAGGAGCGCATCCTGGAGTATCTGGCGGTGCGCAAGCTGAAGCAGGAGCGGGCGGCGCAGCTGGAGGAGCTGGAGACGCGGGACTACATCCGTCGGGCCCGGGAGGGCGCCATCCTCTGCTTCGTGGGGCCGCCGGGCGTGGGCAAGACCTCCCTGGGCCAATCCATCGCCCGGGCGATGGGGCGCAAGTTCACCCGCATCGCCCTGGGCGGCATCCGCGACGAGGCGGAGATCCGCGGCTTCCGCCGGACCTACGTCGGGGCCATGCCCGGGCGCATCATCCAGGCGTTGCGTCGGGTGGAATCCCGCAACCCCGTCTTCATGCTGGACGAGGTGGACAAGATCGGGGCGGACTGGCGGGGCGACCCGGCCTCGGCGCTCCTGGAGGTGCTGGACCCCGAGCAGAACCGGGAGTTCCGGGATCATTACCTCGATGTGCCCTTCGATCTCTCCCAGGTGCTCTTCATCTGCACCGCCAACCAGCTGGACACGATCCCTGCGCCGCTGCGGGATCGGATGGAGATCATCTTCATCCCCGGCTACACGGAGACGGAGAAGTTCCATATCGCCATGGGCTACCTGATCCCGCGGCAATTGCGGGAGAACGGCCTCCTGCCCGGGGAGATCACCTTCACCGAGGCGGCGGTGCGCCGCATCATCCGGGAATACACCCGCGAGGCGGGGGTCCGGAACCTGGAACGGGCCATCGGGCGGGTGTGCCGCAAGGTGGCCACCCGCATCGCTGAGGGGGCCACGGAGGCGGCGATGGTGGACGCCGAGGACGTCCCCCGCTACCTGGGCAAGCCGATGTTCACGGAGGAGGAGATCACGCACCGGGTGGAGGTCCCCGGGGTGGCCATCGGGCTGGCGTGGACGCCGACGGGAGGCGATGTGCTGTTCATCGAAGCCACCCGGATGCCGGGGAGCAAGGGGTTCGTCCTCACCGGCTCCCTGGGGGAGGTGATGCGGGAGTCGGCCCAGGCGGCCTTGAGCTATGTGCGGGCCCACGCGAAGGACTACGGGATCCCGGAGCGCTTCTTCGATCAGAGCGACATCCACATCCACGTGCCCGCGGGGGCGGTGCCCAAGGATGGTCCCTCGGCGGGCATCACCATCGTCACGGCCCTGGTCTCCTTGCTCACCGACCGGCCGGTCCGGCCGGACGTGGGGATGACGGGGGAGATCACCCTGCGGGGGAAGGTGTTGCCCGTGGGGGGCATCAAGGAGAAGGCCCTGGCGGCCCACCGGGTGGGCCTGCGCACCGTGATCCTCCCGAAGCGGAACGAGAAGGACCTGGAGGACATCCCGGAGGACGTGCGACAGGCCCTGCAGTTCGTGCTGGTGGAGACCATCGACGAGGCCCTGCAGGTGGCGTTGCAGGATCGCCGGGAGGGCGCCCGGGCGGTCTCCAAAGACGGCACCCGGCGCTCCCGGGCGCCGGCGAAGGCCCGGAGCGGCCGGGCCTCACGCTGA
- a CDS encoding Hsp20/alpha crystallin family protein, which yields MDEFERAFERFESQMERLLQDILTRQRWLLRHGNAWRPPTDVYETDEAVVVRVEIAGLRPEDVMVALHDRWLVISGYRHDPTPKVAYHQLEIHYGEFHVEIYLPWALDADAAQAVYRDGFLIVTLPKKPPLTITVRTPRRLPVTKTEANP from the coding sequence ATGGATGAGTTCGAGCGGGCCTTTGAGCGCTTTGAGTCCCAGATGGAGCGGCTCCTCCAGGACATCCTGACCCGTCAGCGCTGGCTGTTGCGCCACGGGAACGCCTGGCGTCCGCCCACGGATGTTTACGAAACCGATGAGGCGGTGGTGGTGCGGGTGGAGATCGCCGGGCTGCGGCCCGAGGATGTGATGGTGGCGCTGCACGATCGCTGGCTGGTGATCAGCGGTTACCGGCACGATCCCACCCCCAAGGTCGCTTATCATCAGCTGGAGATCCATTATGGGGAGTTCCACGTGGAGATCTACCTGCCCTGGGCGCTGGACGCCGACGCGGCCCAGGCCGTGTATCGGGACGGTTTCCTCATCGTGACTCTGCCCAAGAAGCCGCCGCTGACCATCACGGTGCGGACGCCCCGGCGGCTTCCGGTCACGAAAACGGAGGCGAATCCGTGA
- a CDS encoding tRNA-binding protein, translating to MAPITYEDFLRVDMRVGRVVRAEPHPRARKPSIRLWIDFGPELGVRTSSAALAARYRPEELVGRLVIAVVNFPPKNVAGFVSEVLVLGVPDEVGEVVLLRPDAEVPLGGRVF from the coding sequence ATGGCGCCGATCACCTATGAGGACTTCCTTCGGGTCGACATGCGGGTCGGGCGGGTGGTCCGCGCGGAGCCCCATCCCCGAGCCCGCAAGCCGTCCATCCGTCTCTGGATCGACTTTGGGCCCGAGCTGGGGGTGCGGACCAGCAGCGCGGCCCTGGCCGCCCGCTACCGGCCGGAGGAACTGGTGGGGCGGCTGGTCATCGCCGTGGTCAACTTCCCGCCGAAGAACGTCGCTGGCTTCGTCTCCGAGGTCCTGGTCCTGGGCGTCCCCGACGAGGTCGGGGAGGTGGTCCTCCTGCGGCCCGATGCGGAGGTTCCTCTGGGCGGACGGGTGTTCTGA
- a CDS encoding aspartate aminotransferase family protein, producing MTTRAHLSPVWLRIFDLEVSHGEGVYLYGADGRRYLDFTSGIGVTNTGHCHPKVVAAIQEQAARLLHGQINIVIHRPVLELVEELLTVVPAPLDTFFFANSGAEAVEAAVKLARYVTGRPNLIVFQGSFHGRTHMAMALTTSKTIYRAGYQPLPAGIYVAPYPYPYRYGWDEETTLRFCLRELDLLLKSQTAPEETAAILVEPILGEGGYVVPPQGFLAALRERCDHYGILLIADEVQTGFGRTGRFFAVEHEGVVPDILIMAKGIASGLPLSAIAARAELMARWKPGAHGGTFGANAVSCAAATATIRVMKEERLPENAAARGAELLEGLRRLAARFPAIGEVRGRGLMVGVEFTRDGQPDTGMAKAVQAACFRRGLLLLTCGTYDNVIRWIPPLIVTSEQIQEGLRIFEEALGEAMEAAT from the coding sequence ATGACGACCCGCGCGCATCTTTCCCCCGTCTGGTTGCGCATCTTCGACCTGGAGGTCAGCCACGGCGAGGGCGTCTACCTCTACGGGGCGGACGGACGGCGCTATCTGGATTTCACCAGCGGGATCGGGGTGACCAACACCGGTCACTGCCATCCCAAAGTCGTGGCGGCGATCCAGGAGCAGGCGGCTCGTCTCCTCCACGGCCAGATCAACATCGTCATCCACCGCCCCGTGCTGGAGCTGGTGGAGGAGCTGCTCACCGTCGTTCCCGCTCCCCTGGACACGTTCTTCTTCGCCAACAGCGGGGCGGAGGCGGTGGAGGCAGCGGTCAAGCTGGCCCGCTACGTCACCGGCCGGCCCAACCTCATCGTCTTCCAGGGGAGCTTCCACGGGCGGACCCACATGGCCATGGCCCTCACGACCAGCAAGACGATCTACCGGGCTGGCTACCAGCCGCTGCCCGCCGGGATCTACGTCGCGCCCTACCCCTACCCTTATCGCTACGGATGGGATGAGGAGACCACCCTGCGCTTCTGTCTGCGGGAGCTGGATCTTCTCCTCAAATCCCAGACGGCCCCGGAGGAGACGGCGGCCATCCTGGTGGAGCCCATCCTGGGCGAGGGCGGCTACGTGGTGCCCCCACAGGGGTTCCTCGCCGCCCTGCGGGAGCGGTGCGATCACTACGGCATCCTGCTGATCGCCGACGAGGTGCAGACGGGCTTCGGGCGGACCGGCCGCTTCTTCGCTGTGGAGCATGAAGGGGTCGTGCCGGACATCCTGATCATGGCGAAGGGGATCGCCTCAGGGCTGCCTCTCTCCGCCATCGCCGCGCGCGCGGAACTCATGGCCCGCTGGAAGCCGGGAGCCCATGGGGGGACCTTCGGGGCCAACGCGGTCTCCTGCGCGGCGGCCACGGCCACCATCCGGGTGATGAAGGAGGAGCGGCTTCCCGAGAACGCGGCCGCCCGGGGCGCTGAGCTGCTGGAAGGCCTGCGCCGGCTCGCCGCCCGCTTCCCCGCCATCGGGGAGGTCCGCGGGCGGGGCCTGATGGTGGGGGTGGAGTTCACCCGGGACGGCCAGCCGGACACCGGGATGGCCAAGGCAGTTCAGGCCGCCTGCTTCCGCCGGGGCCTGCTCCTGCTCACCTGTGGCACTTACGACAACGTCATCCGCTGGATCCCACCCCTCATCGTCACCTCGGAACAGATCCAGGAAGGGCTCCGCATCTTCGAGGAGGCGCTGGGGGAAGCCATGGAAGCGGCCACATAA
- a CDS encoding CCA tRNA nucleotidyltransferase: MEAAARVLLEALKRLLEEGPYEARLVGGAVRDRLIGREPNDFDAVVVGPALSLARVLADAVDGAFYILDARREFGRVVWRSPQGRRFYVDLARREGDSWEEDLRRRDFTINAMMVEIEAFLRPEGFVPFDPLGGLEDLRTGWLRPCAPDAFRRDPVRTLRAVRFEAELGLRLTPEAEAALVEAVPRLFLAAAERIRDELVKILLIPPAVRSLRRMEALGLLERVLPEVASLRGLTQSPPHVWDAYAHTLRAVAAMERLLGSWAESPELQDLPPRWAEVEAAMAPWRERLQSRWEEEVAVGRPRRALLLLSALLHDIGKAGTRTVEPDGRIRFIGHEAIGARWAADRLEALRFSGDEIEEVETLVRHHMRPHGMARRLTPRGIYRFFREVGERGVDLALLALADTLAVWGPTLTEDIWGPRLRVAQALWQAFFEAPERFVRVVPLIRGEDLLAMGVPEGPQIGRLLEAIREAQAAGEVTTREEALALARRLIDEAGESEARG, from the coding sequence ATGGAAGCGGCGGCGCGCGTCTTGCTGGAGGCCCTGAAGCGTCTCCTGGAGGAGGGTCCCTATGAGGCCCGGCTGGTGGGCGGGGCCGTGCGGGATCGCCTCATCGGCCGGGAGCCCAACGACTTCGACGCGGTGGTGGTCGGCCCGGCGCTGTCCCTCGCCCGCGTCCTGGCGGACGCCGTGGACGGGGCCTTCTACATCCTGGACGCCCGCCGGGAGTTCGGGCGCGTGGTCTGGCGGAGCCCGCAGGGCCGCCGGTTCTACGTGGATCTGGCCCGGCGGGAGGGGGATTCCTGGGAGGAGGATCTCCGGCGCCGGGATTTCACGATCAACGCCATGATGGTCGAGATCGAGGCCTTCCTGCGCCCGGAGGGGTTCGTCCCCTTCGATCCGCTGGGCGGGCTGGAGGATCTGCGGACGGGGTGGCTGCGCCCCTGCGCCCCCGATGCCTTCCGACGCGACCCGGTGCGGACGCTGCGGGCGGTCCGCTTCGAAGCGGAGCTCGGGCTCCGGCTGACGCCGGAGGCGGAAGCGGCCCTCGTGGAAGCCGTCCCCCGGCTTTTCCTCGCCGCCGCGGAACGGATCCGCGATGAGCTGGTCAAGATCCTCCTCATCCCCCCGGCCGTCCGGAGCCTTCGCCGGATGGAAGCCCTGGGGCTCCTGGAGCGGGTCCTGCCCGAGGTGGCGAGCCTGCGGGGCCTGACGCAGAGCCCTCCCCATGTGTGGGACGCCTATGCGCACACCCTGCGGGCCGTGGCGGCGATGGAACGGCTGCTGGGGTCGTGGGCGGAGTCTCCCGAGCTGCAGGATCTGCCGCCCCGATGGGCGGAGGTGGAGGCCGCGATGGCGCCCTGGCGGGAGCGCCTGCAGTCCCGCTGGGAGGAGGAAGTGGCCGTCGGGCGCCCCCGGCGGGCGCTGTTGCTTCTTTCCGCCCTGCTTCACGACATCGGGAAGGCCGGAACCCGCACCGTCGAGCCGGACGGACGGATTCGCTTCATCGGCCACGAGGCCATCGGGGCAAGGTGGGCGGCCGATCGGCTGGAGGCGCTCCGCTTCAGCGGCGATGAGATCGAGGAGGTGGAGACCCTGGTTCGTCATCACATGCGGCCCCACGGGATGGCGCGAAGGCTCACCCCGCGGGGGATCTACCGGTTCTTCCGGGAGGTGGGGGAGCGAGGGGTGGACCTTGCGTTGCTGGCCCTGGCGGACACCCTGGCCGTGTGGGGGCCCACGCTGACGGAGGACATCTGGGGCCCTCGGCTTCGGGTGGCCCAGGCCCTCTGGCAGGCGTTCTTCGAGGCCCCGGAGCGGTTCGTCCGCGTGGTTCCCCTGATCCGGGGGGAGGATCTCCTGGCCATGGGCGTGCCGGAGGGCCCCCAGATCGGCCGCCTTCTGGAAGCCATCCGGGAGGCCCAGGCGGCCGGCGAGGTCACCACCCGGGAGGAAGCCCTGGCCCTCGCCCGCCGCCTGATCGACGAGGCCGGGGAATCGGAAGCGCGTGGATAA
- a CDS encoding class I SAM-dependent methyltransferase, with the protein MERILPPEAHMLELSRQEQARRRYQAQRPGWRPAGDVLNALLEPLLLPHVRALDAGCGRWGVLGRFQERVGLAVGVDADFPSLRENRILPLRAQARLEALPFPARTFDLILCTWVIEHLPEPRAAFQEIARVLKPGGHLLLLTPNARHPLVALGRAIPSRWRRPLVRRLYGRAPQDIFPTFYRANTPGALRRLLRAAGLQEIAWFEVEDPTYLAFHPFLFALAALYERLTAWHPLRGWRLHLIGLFARPLADPPSPE; encoded by the coding sequence ATGGAACGGATCCTTCCCCCTGAGGCGCACATGCTGGAGCTCTCCCGTCAGGAGCAGGCGCGCCGCCGGTATCAGGCGCAACGGCCGGGATGGCGGCCGGCGGGGGATGTCCTGAACGCCCTGCTGGAGCCGTTGCTCCTCCCCCACGTCCGCGCTCTGGATGCGGGATGCGGGCGCTGGGGGGTGCTGGGCCGGTTCCAGGAGCGGGTGGGCCTGGCCGTCGGGGTGGATGCGGATTTCCCTTCCCTTCGGGAGAACCGCATCCTCCCCCTCCGGGCCCAGGCGCGGCTGGAGGCCCTGCCCTTCCCCGCGCGAACCTTCGATCTGATCCTCTGCACCTGGGTGATCGAGCACCTGCCGGAGCCCCGGGCGGCCTTCCAGGAGATCGCCCGCGTGCTGAAGCCGGGAGGGCATCTCCTCCTGCTCACACCCAACGCCCGCCATCCCCTCGTCGCCCTGGGGCGCGCCATCCCATCGCGCTGGCGCCGCCCGCTGGTGCGCCGCCTCTACGGCCGCGCGCCCCAGGACATCTTCCCCACCTTCTATCGCGCCAACACGCCGGGGGCGCTGCGCCGCCTCCTCCGTGCGGCCGGCCTGCAGGAGATCGCCTGGTTCGAGGTCGAGGATCCCACGTATCTGGCCTTCCATCCCTTCCTCTTCGCCCTCGCCGCCCTTTACGAACGGCTCACCGCGTGGCACCCCCTGCGCGGGTGGCGCCTTCACCTAATCGGCCTGTTCGCCCGCCCCCTTGCCGATCCGCCTTCACCCGAATAA
- a CDS encoding alpha-glucosidase, producing the protein MTSLRWWQKAVFYQIYPRSFADANGDGIGDLEGIRRHLDYLQDLGVEAIWLCPHYPSPLVDWGYDVADYMNVAPEYGTLEDFRRLLEDAHRRNIRVILDLVLNHTSDQHPWFQESRSRRDHPKRDWYIWRDGKDGGPPNNWYSTFGGSAWEYDPRTGQYYYHFFFKEQPDLNWRNPAVKQAMFDVVRFWLDMGVDGFRLDAVGTIFEDPALPDQTAPMSYPEWLKAWNAATDEAERERLWRIRQEMFRYQEDLPEVHDLMRELRALVNAYGDVVLVGETEDLAYYGNGEDELHLVFNFPLMKAPRLTPAVVRANQRERLAGLPPGAWPCNTMGNHDVSRVLSRYGDGRHDREIARIAAALMLTLWGTPFLYYGEEIGMRDLILTDLSLFKDPLGRWWYTVERELFGTPHEEAVIRGARFGRDKCRTPMQWSRASNAGFCPPGVAPWLPVHPNYQEGVNVVDQLEEPDSLLAFYRRLIRLRQRTPALLAGEYVPLAEDSEEALVFLRRLREDGSACLVAMNMSEGPAHVRLDLPTWGRCLFSTHRKEGAEEALRELRLAPFEITLMELLRR; encoded by the coding sequence ATGACATCCCTGCGCTGGTGGCAGAAGGCCGTGTTCTATCAGATCTACCCCCGCAGCTTCGCGGACGCGAACGGAGATGGCATCGGAGACCTGGAGGGGATCCGTCGCCATCTGGATTACCTCCAGGACCTGGGGGTCGAGGCCATCTGGCTGTGCCCCCACTACCCCTCCCCGCTGGTGGATTGGGGTTACGATGTCGCGGACTACATGAACGTGGCCCCGGAATACGGGACCCTGGAGGATTTCCGCCGCCTCCTCGAAGACGCCCACCGCCGGAACATCCGGGTGATCCTGGACCTGGTGCTCAACCACACCTCCGATCAGCACCCGTGGTTTCAGGAATCCCGCTCCCGCCGCGATCACCCGAAGCGGGACTGGTATATCTGGCGCGACGGCAAGGACGGCGGGCCTCCTAACAACTGGTATTCGACCTTCGGCGGCTCCGCGTGGGAATACGATCCCCGGACCGGCCAGTATTACTATCACTTCTTCTTCAAAGAGCAGCCGGATCTCAACTGGCGGAACCCGGCGGTGAAACAGGCGATGTTCGACGTCGTCCGCTTCTGGCTGGACATGGGGGTGGACGGCTTCCGCCTGGACGCGGTGGGGACGATCTTCGAGGATCCCGCGCTCCCGGATCAGACGGCGCCGATGAGCTACCCCGAGTGGCTGAAGGCGTGGAACGCGGCCACGGATGAGGCAGAGCGGGAGCGCCTGTGGCGCATCCGTCAGGAGATGTTCCGCTATCAGGAGGACCTGCCCGAGGTCCACGACCTGATGCGGGAGCTACGGGCCCTGGTCAACGCCTATGGGGACGTGGTGCTGGTGGGGGAGACGGAGGACCTGGCGTATTACGGGAACGGGGAGGACGAGCTGCATCTGGTCTTCAACTTCCCGTTGATGAAGGCCCCGCGCCTGACGCCGGCGGTGGTGCGGGCGAACCAGCGGGAGCGGCTGGCCGGGCTGCCCCCCGGCGCATGGCCCTGCAACACCATGGGCAACCACGACGTCTCCCGCGTCCTCAGCCGCTACGGGGACGGCCGGCATGACCGGGAGATCGCCCGCATCGCCGCCGCCCTCATGCTCACCCTGTGGGGCACGCCTTTCCTCTACTACGGGGAAGAGATCGGCATGCGGGATCTGATCCTCACCGACCTCTCTTTGTTCAAGGATCCCCTGGGCCGCTGGTGGTATACGGTGGAGCGGGAGCTGTTCGGAACGCCCCATGAGGAGGCCGTGATCCGCGGGGCGCGGTTCGGCCGGGACAAATGCCGGACGCCGATGCAGTGGTCCCGGGCGTCGAACGCCGGCTTCTGCCCGCCGGGGGTGGCGCCGTGGCTCCCGGTGCATCCGAACTACCAGGAGGGGGTGAACGTGGTGGATCAGCTGGAGGAGCCGGATTCGCTGCTTGCTTTTTATCGGCGTCTGATCCGCCTGCGGCAGCGCACGCCGGCTTTGCTCGCGGGCGAATACGTCCCTCTGGCGGAGGATTCCGAGGAGGCCCTGGTCTTCCTGCGCCGGCTGCGGGAGGACGGCTCGGCCTGCCTGGTGGCGATGAACATGAGCGAAGGCCCGGCCCACGTGCGCCTCGATCTCCCGACCTGGGGCCGGTGCCTCTTCTCCACCCACCGGAAGGAGGGCGCCGAGGAAGCCCTCCGGGAGCTGCGGCTGGCGCCCTTCGAGATCACGCTGATGGAGCTCCTCCGGCGATGA
- a CDS encoding RNA-guided endonuclease TnpB family protein → MRVRQAFRFELDPNREARIALAKHVGAARFAYNWGLTRCLEAQARGEQIPSAVDLHKDWNEWKRKHAPWWVEVSKCAPQEAFRDLERAVRNWREGRAGFPRFKRKKALADNKARLTGSIRVTPRHVQLPRIGKVRTKERTDQLLELLQSGKARILSATISREADRWFVSLTCEVERPDPEPREVRGPEDVVGIDVGLEAFAVLSDGARMEAPKPLERALRLLKRRSRQLSRKQKRTVVEQDPETGEERRRTVFSRNYEKAALRLARLHRRARNIRRDFLHKVATELAKAKPVLVVEDLNVRGLARNGSLSRTIQDVGWGAFRRMLEYKCAWYGAVLLIAPRDFPSTKRCSRCGWVGPALPLSQRVFHCGACGLEVDRDLNAALNLRNYGLAALKGPTGSSPGSDACGDPSGGGTAPPGAGLRAMGR, encoded by the coding sequence ATGCGGGTGAGACAGGCGTTCCGCTTCGAGCTGGACCCCAACCGGGAGGCCCGGATCGCCCTGGCGAAGCACGTGGGCGCCGCCCGCTTCGCCTACAACTGGGGCCTGACCCGCTGTTTGGAAGCCCAAGCGCGCGGCGAGCAGATCCCCTCGGCGGTGGACCTCCACAAGGACTGGAACGAGTGGAAGCGGAAGCACGCCCCCTGGTGGGTGGAGGTGTCCAAATGCGCCCCCCAGGAGGCCTTCCGGGATCTGGAGCGGGCTGTCCGCAACTGGCGGGAGGGCCGGGCCGGCTTCCCCCGCTTCAAACGCAAGAAGGCTCTGGCGGACAACAAGGCCCGGCTGACCGGCTCCATCCGGGTCACTCCCCGGCACGTGCAGCTCCCTCGCATCGGCAAGGTCCGCACCAAGGAGCGGACGGACCAGCTCCTGGAGCTCCTTCAGTCCGGGAAGGCCCGCATCCTCTCGGCGACCATCTCCCGAGAGGCGGATCGCTGGTTTGTGAGCCTGACCTGTGAGGTGGAGCGCCCGGATCCCGAGCCCCGGGAGGTCCGGGGACCGGAGGATGTGGTGGGCATCGACGTGGGGCTGGAGGCTTTTGCCGTGCTGTCGGATGGAGCGCGGATGGAGGCCCCGAAGCCTCTGGAGAGGGCCTTGCGGCTTTTGAAGCGGCGTTCGAGGCAGCTCTCCCGCAAGCAGAAGCGGACGGTGGTGGAACAAGACCCGGAGACGGGGGAGGAGCGGAGGCGGACGGTTTTCTCTCGCAACTATGAGAAGGCGGCCCTGCGTCTGGCCCGGCTACACCGCCGGGCTCGGAACATCCGCCGGGACTTCCTGCACAAGGTCGCCACGGAGCTGGCGAAAGCCAAGCCGGTTCTGGTGGTGGAAGATCTGAACGTGCGGGGTCTGGCGCGGAACGGGAGCCTTTCCCGGACCATTCAGGATGTGGGGTGGGGGGCCTTCCGGCGGATGCTGGAGTATAAGTGCGCCTGGTATGGGGCCGTGCTCCTCATTGCGCCGCGGGACTTCCCGTCCACGAAGCGGTGCTCGCGCTGCGGCTGGGTCGGTCCTGCGCTCCCCCTTTCCCAGCGGGTGTTTCACTGTGGGGCGTGCGGGCTGGAGGTGGATCGGGATCTCAACGCGGCCCTCAATCTGAGAAACTACGGGTTGGCCGCCCTGAAAGGCCCTACCGGGAGTTCCCCGGGAAGTGACGCCTGTGGAGATCCCTCTGGCGGCGGAACGGCCCCTCCGGGGGCTGGTCTACGAGCCATGGGTCGATGA